DNA from Apostichopus japonicus isolate 1M-3 chromosome 15, ASM3797524v1, whole genome shotgun sequence:
AACCATTATGACCCGGACCCTCAAACCTCTCACAAATTTCTTTAGCATTTCTTGAGATGCTCTCTCAGTACGAGAAGTTTGGCCTTCTGATCCCAAAAAAATTCTGTGTCCCACTAATTTAATGTAAtgctctttatttttttttatgatcataAACATTTGCCTTAATCTCAACATGCCTGGTGTGACTTTGATGTTCGAGAGTGACAGAAAACAAGCGCATAAATAGCTTTCCTTTTAACCAATCTATCTTTACATTAGTCTGCAATGCTGGTAGTAAGACAATTAGCAGTAAACTAATGTTGTGACAGAACTCAGAAACAGCATGTAAGAATTTGAGCATAATGTTCAATAAAGTTTGTAGGAGTCAAAACAGAATAACTGATGTAATCTCAGTTTCATTACTTTTAATCATGTattggaagaagaaaaatattatttagaGTATTATGAACAAGATAttaccaatcaatcaatcaatcataaaaaaaaaaattaagatgcATTCGGTCTGCAATGTGTAATAAAAGCTACTCATTCTTTCCATTAATGGTTAAGTGTGATACCACCAAGATTATACTGAAATGTTGACTTTAAATTCAGCCGTTGATGTTTATCTTATAcgcaatgttttatttttctcagTTTTGGAGAACAGGCTAAGAGAGTTGTGCCAAGATCTGTTGGGTCCAGTCCCAAGATCTGATGATGAGAGTATTCAGTGGCAGGCCACTGTACTTGTAAGTTTGACCTTAGAATGTTACCTTCAAGGGGTCACTATTTCAAAAACTAGGAACTTCTTCAAAGATATTTACTTTATCTttatgttaccatggtaatttattacatgattttttttccatgcAATTAAACATCCATACTTCACAAGTGCGATAGGCTTGATTGATGTCCAGCACtgtgttattttatatttacttgTGTTCATACGGTTAAGGCTTCTGTAAAGAATGTGAGTAGGTACAGAGATATTCCTGACTAGGTGCCCCAATTGAATACTGTTCCTAGATGAGGACCTAACTAGGTACACCAGTGGGCCTCATTGAGTAAACCAATGAGCTTCAGTAGGTACATACATATTTGCTAGTACCCAAAAGTAGGTATATATGTCAATACATGTTTTGGAATTAACTAGCTCCAACAATGGCCCTAGCTGCTAAGTACACAAATGATAGTGAGCCTAACTAGGAACAGTATAAGTTAGGATCTTTAATAGAAATATGTCAAATGACCTGAGCTTAGGTATAATAAATGTACACAAATATGAACCAAAGAAACCTTGACATATCTTTTCCAATAATAATTTACAACTAAAACCTACTTTCCTAGCAACAATATCCTGCTACCATTTTCTTCTCTTCGTCAGGGGTTGTCCAAGCTTGATCTTTTGGAAGACATTCTACCGATCATCGGATCCAATCTAAAGCTGCAGAGGCTGTACTCTGAATTCCAAGAGCAGATGGAAATGGTTGAGAGGTAGCACTTCCATAACGATCGAATAGATTGAGCTCTGCGGTGCTCCTTCATCGTAAAAGTCATCGGAGAGGACCAGGTCCACCCTGCTGGGCCCCAGGAGAGAGGACAGTAATAGAGTCGTGGCAGAATGCACACTGTCCCTGTTACCCTGTATTGTCTGTCCCAGCTGTGGATGGAATCTCTGTGTGCTGCTAGTCATTTCATTTTGAGAACGTTACCGAGGAGTATTTGCTAGTTTGGTTGCCGATGCCAGAGAAGTTTCAACAGGCTTTGTTGTCTTCGATATCTTCGTCAAAGCTGTCATCGTGGAGACACTCTTTGGAGTGATCTGTGTGGAGTATGGAGTCTGAATACGGACCTTAACAGTGTGAAACTATATCATACTGTCATTTATCACTCTTGTGTGGAGTATGGAGTCTGAATACGGACCTTAACAGTGTGAAACTATATCATACTGTCATTCATCACTCCTGTGTGGAGTATGGAGTATGAATACGGACCTTAACAGTGTGAAACTATATCATACTGTCATTCATCACTCCTGTATGGAGTATGGAGTCTGAATACGGACCTTAACGGTGTGAAACTATATCATACTGTCATTCATCACTCTTGTATGGAGTATGGAGTCTGAATACGGACCTTAACGGTGTGAAACTATATCATACTTTCATTCATCACTCTTGTATGGAGTATGGAGTATGAATACGGACCTTAACGGTGTAAAACTATATCATACTGTCATTCATCACTCTTGTATGGAGTATGGAGTATGAATACAGACCTTAACGGTGTGAAACTATATCATACTGTCATTCATCACTCCTGTATGGAGTATGGAGTCTGAATACGGACCTTAACAGTGTAAAACTATATCATACTGTCATTCATCACTCTTGTATGGAGTATGGAGTCTGAATACGGACCTTAACAGTGTAAAACTATATCATACTGTCATTCATCACTCTTTTGTGGAGTATGGAGTCTGAATACGGACCTTAACAGTGTAAAACTATATCATACTGTCATTCATCACTCTTGTGTGGAGTATGGAGTATGAATACGGACCTTAACAGTGTGAAACTATATCATACTGTCATTCATCACTCTTGTGTGGAGTATGGAGTCTGAATACGGACCTTACCGGTGTGAAACTATATCATACTGTCGTTCATAATCTTGTGTGGAGTATGGAGTCTGAATACGGACCTTAACGGTGTGAAACTATATCATACTGTCATTCATCATTCCTGTATGGAGTATGAATATGGACCTTAACGGTGTGAAACTATATCATACTGTCATTCATCACTCCTGTATGGAGTATGGAGTCTGAATACGGACCTTAACAGTGTAAAACTATATCATACTGTCATTCATCACTCTTGTATGGAGTATGGAGTCTGAATACGGACCTTAACAGTGTAAAACTATATCATACTGTCATTCATCACTCTTTTGTGGAGTATGGAGTCTGAATACGGACCTTAACAGTGTAAAACTATATCATACTGTCATTCATCACTCTTGTGTGGAGTATGGAGTATGAATACAGACCTTAACAGTGTGAAACTATATCATACTGTCATTCATCACTCTTGTATGGAGTATGGAGTCTGAATACGGACCTTACCGGTGTGAAACTATATCATACTGTCGTTCATAATCTTGTGTGGAGTATGGAGTCTGAATACGGACCTTAACGGTGTGAAACTATATCATACTGTCATTCATCATTCCTGTATGGAGTATGAATATGGACCTTAACGGTGTGAAACTATATCATACTGTCATTCATCATTCCTGTGTGGAGTATGGAGTCTGAATACAGACCTGAACAGTGTAAAACTATATCATACTGTCATTCATCACTCTTTTGTGGAGTATGGAGTCTGAATACGGACCTTAACAGTGTAAAACTATATCATACTGTCATTCATCACTCTTGTGTGGAGTATGGAGTATGAATACGGACCTTTACGGTGTGAAACTATATCATACTGTCATTCATCACTCCTGTGTGGAGTATGGAGTCTGAATACGGACCTTTACGGTGTGAAACTATATCATACTACCATTCATCACTCTAGTGTGGAGTATGGAGTCTGAATACGGACCTTAACAGTGTGAAACTATATCATACTGTCATTCATCACTCCTGTATGGAGTATGGAGTCTGAATACGGACCTTAACGGTGTGAAACTATATCATACTGCCATTCATAACTCCTGTCTGGAGTAGCAGCCAAGGACAATGGTGCTTGTGTGAAAGCGGCTTTGCTTGAGAATGTTATGGACTAGTGATACATACTGTACGGATTTGATCCATCTGTTCTGATGTCTCAAGCAATGTAGAAAGATTTGGTTTTGGTACATAAGGTTATACTCCAACTTCCCAATCATGAGTCACGTTGATATATATGCCACATTAATAAGAAATTTTGTGAACTATCAtgattaaatttacattttccaAATGATTTTAAGCTGAAGTCAAGACTAAGCATAGACTTACAACACTTTTATAGGTTTTCATTGCCTTGCATAGTTCAGATGTAGGAAAATGGGCACAAGTTAGTATTGTCATGAGCTAGtatactgggggggggggggtggtgtcaGGGGTCTGATCAACTGATGGAGGCCACCTGGGACAATATGGGACAGGCtcatagccaggaatttgccaagagaggggcaaaactgtagattcggcattgcaaactatctaagcgtagcgccaccatggttggcgcgaagcgtacaagaaaattttggctgaaaatgcctcccagatcgctggaaatggcacttcccaggccttgtaagttgcatcttagcattttctcttttgaaaatactagcgatatcataaaaacattgaaatttttttttaaaatatgctcaagggggggcggctgcccccttccccccccccttggctacgcgcctgatatggAATAAAGGTTTGCTTATCGTTATTTTCATTGTATACTTTAAGAAAGATGAAGAGTGCGAAAATTGGGGCATGGCGATGTAATTGTCCGGAGGGCCCGACCAGGCTCTCAGACATTCATCAATCGAATTGGCTGGACCTGCTTTAGTCTAGCAAACACATCAATACTTCAACTCCTCAGAAGTAATGCAAACATAAGTGAAATAGGAGTGATTTTTAACTACTTTCACTGCAATTGTGTCAATTTCCTTCACTTTTTCATGATGAATTAATTGGTCATCAAATGAtcattgaaaatgttttacaaaaagtTGTAAAGTAGTCCAAGACAAAGCATGtcgtttccttttttctttccatgTGTTTTTTAGCTAAGGAGTCTTGTAAATTATATGTACATGTTTGTGAAAGTAAATAAAAGTGACGACACTGACTGACAAATTAGTCATTTTATCCTCATTTGAGCAGACTTGAAGGATACTCAAAATTTAACACACATAGCtaagttcaaaataaaataaaactgttagcaaactgcttaacCACTAGAGAGCCtatgtaagagaatgtgtaaaagtaagttggcctgacgtttcgatcctagcaggatcttcttcaaaggctaaaaaaaaaaaaaaggatcgaaacgtcaggccaacttacttttacacacataGCTAAGTTAACGGATCATCTAACAATGTAGAACAGAAGAGTGTACCacctcccatcccccccccccccatcgcccTTTCCGCCGTTAAATGTAGATAATGATGTTTGTAGTGTAAATAATGAGATGtgtcaaatttgatcaatataAGCGACGGTGTTTTCAAAAGCTTTAAGCAAAAGTTTGTAGGTCTACTGACTGTATTTGgaatttcttgaaaatgttcTTCGTAAGTTGCGAAAGATCGCATCATTTTGCACCAAAACCCCATTAAATATGCGAAGATTTCTTGAAAAGGGAGGTGGGCATCCCATCCCTTTCCACCCCCCAACCCCCGGTCGGCCTGTCCACACACTTCCATCGAAGAAAACAAACTAAACAAAGCCTTGTACGTACATGTTTTGCccattatatatttattgtgtTAATAAAGAGATTGTAAAATTTGATCTCCAAAAGCTTGATCACGATCAACAAATTCAAGAAAGTATTTGTAGGTCTAGTAGGCTATCTCCTGAAGTTTCTTATGAAATAAATGTCCTTGTAAATTGCTGTCTTATACAAAAAAATCTCTCAAGGGGCTATCCATCTTGGCCCCTAGACCCCTTGGTACATCCCTCCCCTTGCTTGTACGGGCGTGCATAGATTCCACTTTCCCGCTCCGCGTCGGAAATCCGATTACGTTTTTACCTATGAATGCTCCGATTTTCACAAGTGGGGCAAAGCCTCCGAACGCAGTCGCACTTACGGAGAATTTTCTCGTAGCATTTCATTTCCGAAAGATGATCTATTCGGAACTGTGGAAAATAAAAGGAGTGTAACTTAGCTGTTTTTCTTGTCTTTAGAAAGCTTTGGAGGGGTGGttggatgtggggggggggggacgggggaggGGAATAATAAGTTTGTCTGATCGACTCAGTGCTATCCGATTTGCCAATTTCTAATTTTCACTTCTACCGCCGAGATTTGCTTGGATCGCACGGATTCATGCAAGCATATTTACTCTGACTACCTGTACTGAAGAACGGTGACTAGCTTGATTCCCTCACCGCAACCTTATGCCGCCCCaaaccctccaccccccccccccccacccaccccacctacGCTATGCATTCTTCCTCTCCCACACCTGACCTACACCGTGTATTGTAGACTGCGAACATATTTCTTTCAGACAAGGAGTCGGCTCACACAGTTCCATCGGACCATCACAGTCACTGTGACCATAAAAAGACAACTTCTGACAAAGGCATATGGGGTTTTGGATAATTTTTATGGTTTGAAATTAGCGTCAAGACAGTACTGATTTCTGGTAACCCTGGAAAGAAGAATGAAGACCACAAAGGagaaaatttaatacatttttaacaAATGTACAGTAGTTCCATTGCAAAGTGTTATAAAAGTGTTTCCGAAATGCTGTAAGTATTTGTTGGATTTTTAACCTCACTCATTCTCTGGAAAGAATGAACAAACTTCCTGGGCCAAACCGAACTTACAATTTGGAAAATGTGGGGGAAAGAAATAAATCGTGCAATAGGTATAAGTGTTGTAGATGCGACTATAGTCGTGTACCCGGCCTTTAGACGATCACAACATGAAATTATGTAATTTTGCTAAGTTTTATCCTATGGATCGGTGAGGATCGTTGAAGATAAATCCGTACCCGGGTACAGCTAACATAAGATCTATCCTAGGCATACAGCGTAAGTTAGGCTAGGGATACGTAGGCTACGCAATCCACTATTTTATACAACCATTCCCATATGCATGAAATGCATTAGACCTTCTCTACAGCAGGCTATTTACAACAGACAATGTGATACATAAATCCCCATTTCTAAATGTGATTAACCTCAAATTTAATTCTGTCTGCCTTGGTCAAGGCATTGAGTGGATTGATATGAGCTATGTAAGAGAGAGTTGCATCTGAAATGGAAGTTTAGGAGGGAACAGGTTAAGGGGACATTTAGCTTTTTAGACATTTCAGCACTTTCCGCAATCCTTTGTGAATATCTAtacaatttacataatttataatAAGGAATGTTTTCCCTTTGTACAAATATTAGAAAGCAGTAGCACAGATATAAATAGGAAAAGAAATACTGGCAATTTCCAGAAAATATTTCAGAACATTGGCACAGAATCTAAATGACCAAGTAATACTACTGAACAGGTTGTTTTTGTCCAATatcattgcgcaagcgcaatagcatcacgtcgtccaattcaacgttaggaaaaagttggcgatttttacgaaaaaaacattttttcccgtgaaaaatatgtatgcacgctggttccagtcagttttaaacgtgtttccagatatactctgataacatcaattgtttttgatggtattttaaacttgttgtcttgagttgtcttgagttgtcgtgaaatcggcctgttgacgctaattagtgtgacccgtttttatgatatttttgaaAGACAAATTACGATAAATAACAGcagtttatattattttacagGATTTCCATCATGTCTGTAATGTGAGTTGCTTCAGATCTAAGAAATTTTGACAGCACAAAAGTTCTTCAATTGCCAAGACTTTTGAGTTATTCAAAAGAGAGCACAGAAATGGATGAAACTACCACACCAGGAAGTCCCAACAAGGTCAGTCCTATGGAAACCAATCATGAGAATGTTAAAATTGTAAAGAATGAAGTTGTAACAAAGTTAACTGATGAGACGAGTAATTCAAAACAGTCCCTAACTGATCAAACAGTTGATCAAAGTCCAGATACAAAAACAGAGTTAACTCATAATGTGCAGCCGCAGAACGAAATAAGACCCAATTTAAGCGATGGCACAGAGCTAAGAGCAAACGCTGCGAGCCAACAAATTATCCATCCAGTTACAAACACTACAGAGAGTATTAAAGATGTTACTGCTACAAATCTGGAGGGAGAAAGTGATATGCGTGACACACACGTTGAGAAATCAACGGACAAAACAATTGAGGAAGGAGTTAGTAAAGCTGTTACAGAGTTAAAGCTAGACGAGCACAAAGAACAAACCCAAAATGTGGAGAGGTTACAGTCTGAAAATGAGTCAAAGGAAGAACCCGTTCCTCCGAGAACAGAGGAAGAGAAGCATGATCCAGAAATAGCGGATCCAGTCATCAAAAGTGAGGATCAAATGGATGTCGATCTGCCTCTTAAAACAGATGTCATTCCCTCCGGTGTAGATTGCAAAGAGGAGAATGAGGTTGTGGATAACAAAGATGAAATTCCAGAAAGCAAAGAGGAGGATGCAATCGATGAAGCTTGGAAGTCGGATGATTTTGACTTACCTCCATCCGATGACGAAGAAAACTACTTCTCGGAACCCCCTCCTCACGTAATCATAGAACTTTATCAGAAGCTAGACGAGAGTAACATCTTGGACTTGGAGTGGACGTGTTTGGGAAGGAGGACTCCGGATGAAGATGGAGAGAAGATGGATGTAGAGGAAGTTGTTCCAAATGATCAAGAGGAGAAAGTTGATCAACCAGTGTAAGTATTCAAATTATGTATTTACAGTAATGTCTTTCATCATATAATGAAACAGACAACCAAGAAGAAAACTCTGCATCTCTTAATCGGGTGGTAATATTGTTTTCTCTGACCTAATCATGTTATGTTCACACACGATTGGATAACACTTTGTCTAAGAGATGTACGTGGTTCAGACTGGTTCCAATCATTTTTAGTTTCTCCTTAGCAGGAAGTAATATAAAAAGAGGAAATAAACCAAGCCATCATCTTCAGTTTCCTTggcagagatctttgtgaaagAAGAATAACTCCTGCAAAACTGCTAAAGAAAAGTCTTGCTTTATTTGGGAGATATCTGTATCAGTCAATCTTTGTAACATTCCTGGTGTGAATTTTGGTTGAAAAAATTTACAGATAATGATTTTCAAGCCTGTGTGTTTGCCTTTAACAGTTGAATTACTACAAGAGAGTAGCAAATTCAACTTAGTTGTAAATCAGAATACAAAATATTCTCTTACCCTTTGcttttgtgtaacatttttcatGAGGAATGGATGATAGCGGTAAAAGATTCttcattttaatatcattttcaaGGCTATTTTGttgcttatatatatttttttcctttttagtGAGGAGGATCCTACCTTTGATTTTGACATGGATGCAGTGATTGAGAATAAAGTAACTCCAAGACGAATACCAGGTAAGAATAcgtttggggggaggggggttggggagggggggaaaagagtttcattttcatgaaGTTGTCTTACTCGGTGCTTCCATTAGTTAAATCTACTGGTACTGCTTGGTACATGAAGGTATTGTTGCCtacacatttttaaatttgtgtcaAAAACAGTTGCTGAACAGATGATTTGCAATATATAGCTGTACCATCAGTTTACGAAACTGTCAGAATATCTGTAAAGGGTGAATTAGGCAGAACATTAAGTTTGATATGTTGTTACACAGCACCACATATTATTAGTGGTTTCAAATACCACTATTAATTGTGGCGAAAATGAGTCTTTCAATATTTGAGTCTCACCAATTATAGAAGTGGCTGGATGACTTAGTCTAACATACAAAGGTTCACCAATTATAGAAGTGGCTGGATGTCTTAGGCTTACATACAGAGCCACTAGATAAGTTTCTCAGATGTAACACAAAAACACTGTTGGAAAACATTAAGTCTTTTATGGCTTTGGATAACTTGTTAACAATGCATTACAATTGGTGCATAGtgaaatggtgttgaatgtcattcaAGGGTGCTCTATTGTTCAGAATGTATGTTATAGTTTAGTTATCAGAACTGATATAGCCATTGGATAAAGATTTTCATTTGGACCTGCACTGAGGAGAAAAGTGtcaagtttattaaaaatccagtataaatacaggaaagtacatatttataaataggatgaAAAACAGTTAAGAGTCCACATTACTAGCACAaaattttttgttatttcattattattttttactatAACTAATATCAAGACAAAACATTTTGCCTTAAAACGCCCTTTTGAAGAGCTGTAAAGCTCAGTTTGTACATGCAACTCAAATTCAAATGTGCTCTCAAGAAGTTATTAGCACAATCACACATTGATTGCAACTTAGTATAATAACATAGTATTGATATGAAAGAACACACAAATTCAGGGAGTATTTTTTtcggaaaagttgcaatgttgtGCACAGTAGTATCCATATAAGTATGAAATGCAGTCAGCTGATTTATCACAAATTTTGtgagaaattttttttaaaataaaaatgtagtTGGATCACACTGATTACGTTCAAATTCACTGGTCAGCCAGTCTTTACAAGATGTGTAGCATACAGCAAGCTAAATGATGTCAAATAATGTTTAACGTTTCTGGCAAGAATGGAGCAAAACACCTGATGTTTTCTGCGTTCAAACATGTCTCTTTGAGGTAACCATAACAATGTATCTATTATAAATACATTCTGTGAAACTAAACTACTTTTAGACATTTTAAGAACATCTTTCTGTCTTGATTATGCCTCTGCAGTGTAAATTAATGTCTTTAttaaaattgtctttaattgtttctcatttttttttgcgttttgtttttccttttttttttccaacatgaAGGATTTGAACCAAAAGGGAGTGGCAGTGCCAAGAAGAGAGTGGCTAAGATGGACAAAGTACTCAATGACATCAGGAGATTTAGCAAGATCAACGAAGAGATGGAAAAGACTGGCGACGACGCCCTGCCACCTCTCCAGTCTGACCTGGAGGTGACCCCTCAACGACCCCTCGGCAAATTTTACATACGGAGGGACTTGCATCAGTGAAATTAACGACAGACTCTTTTGACAGGACGTCTGCCATACTACAAGGGATTTAGACCACTTTTAAATACGTTGATACATGTGGATTTCCTGACAGGTGCAACAGACCATTTAGTCATGATGGATTTTTGACATTGGCGTCAAGAACCATATTTCTCTGACCGGGTCCTGTGGTCCCATAGCCGGTCCATGAAtgtttttttgatatttttttatgtgaGGGGCAAGGGTGATCACCAAAGAATTGGGGTCAACCATAGTGTGGCTAAGGGTTTAGAAATATTCACTTTGCTTTTTGGGGGTCATATGAACATTTCAGTTTCTGTATCAGTCAGTGAATAGAGAAAGGTTGAAATTGAGAATCTATAGTCTAGAAGCACAGGAGCTACGGATTAGTAGAGGTCGCATGGTTCTGTAAAAATCCAGTGCAATGTCAGTGGGGAGGTTCGGATTAGTGAGGGCTGTTAGTTATCAGTAAAAGTGATGTAATATCTCGGGTCTTTTCTTGGATTTTCAAGTAGTGGAACTACAGTTGAGAACGGTTCTCATTAGTCAAGAGCTTTCATTTACTGAAAACACATCATCGTGTGCTACTGAGAAACTTTTCATGGagcaaaaacataaaatgtaaacAGCAGGTAAACTGAAGTTAGCTAAGTCTTGATGGCATGATTGTGATCTACTTTAACCCGAAAATATTGAGTAAAACACTTGCTGTTTAAGAGGGCAGGTCTGTGGCAGTACATGAAATACCATCCTATCCAGAACTAATATTAACCAGCTTAGTTTTATTCATTGCCAACACATCAATATTATCAAACTTTTTGAAAGAATGGTATGGCATCGCACAATAGTATGTTAAACACCCAAGCCAGGAGACAGGGTGAAGAGGAGTGGTTCAGGGGATTATTGCTCTGGGACCAGGGGTCAGCTGGGGGTCCTGGGGAAATATGCGAAGCAAGAGTAATTCATTCTAATTTCAAATTATGCTTAACTTGAAATGAGGGGGGTGTGACGTGATTTTTTATCCCACTGTAAATGCCAGGATGGCATGTGTTGtcaaattaacattttctgctcATAGCTCAGTTGAACTTTGCTACTCAAGTGTCATTGTATACTgtgaaatatatgtaaaattgtaaatacCTCAGTGAAAATATGATCAATAAAATAGAGAGAAATTGTACCGAACATGTTGTATCTTAATttgtagttaaaaaaaaaatatatatgaaatcttACCAGATTACTTTAGGCAAATATCATATCGATATGTGCAGatcaagaaagaaaatgttagaTGCAGGtgatgtttgtatatatgtatcaaaGCCTATGTACATATGAATGCGCCGTGCATTCtctcaatataaatatatcgaaATGCCGCCATCTATTCCTCAAGAGCCTCCCCCACGTAATAATTGTAAATAACGAACACTGAGTGTCCCGACGAAAGGGGAGATGACGTGTACCAGCAATGAAAGCGATTCTAACACCAAAATATGCAAAGAAAATGTTCACAaaacagtaaataaataaaccaaAGTTGTTAAATAACTTAAACTACTGAAACGGAAAGCCAAACTGAGATAATTATGCCAACCAGTAATGAAAATGATGATTCCGAATGGTTTGTGTTGCGCggtgaaatttcatttcatttatttgttttttacaacatgcatttaaacgtttacaaataacaaataacatgaagtAGTAGTGGATAATACATGGAGTGAAGGAAGCGGAAATGTAAAGTCAAACATCTCTCGACAGATATAGATAAAATGTGTATCATGTGAACTATGGACACTGGCGATTACTGGGTTTTGCTATTGAGTTCGTTTGtgatgtgtgtgtatgtgtgtgtgtgtgtgtgcagaaCTATCGATATGGATTCACGTAAAagatcattcattcattcatttagttAGTTATTCATTTTTTCGTATATTTGCTTACACATTTTGCATATGATTACATTTAcaaatacatgtatgcatataattacatttacaaacacatattacgtacgtacataTATTCAAGACACTAGAAAAGATAACGTTAATCGAGGCTAGCGACCtataaaaggaaagaaaattgaagTAAAGTAACTTGCTGGTATGGAAAACAAAATGCACGAAAGGCGGATAAAAGGACTTGTAACTGACTGCATGTATTTAGCAATAC
Protein-coding regions in this window:
- the LOC139981143 gene encoding uncharacterized protein, coding for MDETTTPGSPNKVSPMETNHENVKIVKNEVVTKLTDETSNSKQSLTDQTVDQSPDTKTELTHNVQPQNEIRPNLSDGTELRANAASQQIIHPVTNTTESIKDVTATNLEGESDMRDTHVEKSTDKTIEEGVSKAVTELKLDEHKEQTQNVERLQSENESKEEPVPPRTEEEKHDPEIADPVIKSEDQMDVDLPLKTDVIPSGVDCKEENEVVDNKDEIPESKEEDAIDEAWKSDDFDLPPSDDEENYFSEPPPHVIIELYQKLDESNILDLEWTCLGRRTPDEDGEKMDVEEVVPNDQEEKVDQPVEEDPTFDFDMDAVIENKVTPRRIPGFEPKGSGSAKKRVAKMDKVLNDIRRFSKINEEMEKTGDDALPPLQSDLEVTPQRPLGKFYIRRDLHQ